From Sporosarcina sp. 6E9, a single genomic window includes:
- a CDS encoding long-chain-fatty-acid--CoA ligase: MTTKPWLDLYPPEIPKTLDYEKIPLQEFLTRAGTKHPDKTAIHFLGKDISYKEFYDSALKFANYLRSIGIEKGDRVAIMLPNCPQNAIAYFGILYSGAVIVQTNPLYTERELKYQMSDSGAKAIITLDILYPRVSSIVQETSLEHVIVTGIKDYLPFPKNLIYPFIQKREYGLVVKVEHRGINHLYTEIMKIAKADPIRTTFNFNEDVALLQYTGGTTGPPKGVMLTHKNLISNATMCQAWLYNTEEGEETVMGILPFFHVYGMTTVLILTVMLSNKMVLLPKFDVDSALKTIDKQKPTLFPGAPTIYIGLLNHPDLAKYDLSSIKACISGSAALPVDVQAKFEKVTGGKLVEGYGLTETSPVSHANFVWARQDDRVKGSVGVPWPDTDSCILGPESNEPLAVGEIGEIAIKGPQVMRGYWNKPEDTERTFRDGWFLTGDLGYMDKEGYFYIVDRKKDMIIAGGFNIYPREIEEILYEHEAILECVVAGVPDPYRGETVKAYIVLKEGASITEEELDKYCRAELAAFKVPRSYEFRKELPKTAVGKILRRTLIEEEKNKTSEELISS; encoded by the coding sequence ATGACGACAAAGCCTTGGTTAGATTTGTATCCACCGGAAATACCGAAAACGCTAGACTATGAAAAGATTCCGCTTCAGGAGTTTTTGACAAGGGCTGGTACAAAGCACCCAGATAAAACTGCAATTCATTTTTTAGGTAAAGATATTTCATACAAAGAATTCTATGATTCTGCTTTAAAGTTTGCTAACTACTTGCGTTCTATTGGAATTGAAAAGGGAGATCGGGTAGCCATCATGTTGCCGAACTGTCCACAAAATGCAATTGCTTATTTCGGCATCCTTTACAGCGGTGCTGTAATTGTCCAAACCAATCCACTTTATACTGAACGCGAATTGAAATACCAAATGAGTGACTCGGGTGCTAAAGCTATCATTACACTAGATATTCTGTATCCAAGAGTTTCAAGCATAGTTCAAGAAACATCATTAGAACATGTCATTGTAACAGGAATAAAAGATTATCTTCCATTCCCGAAAAATCTGATTTACCCATTTATCCAAAAAAGAGAATACGGATTAGTGGTAAAAGTTGAACATCGAGGCATCAATCATTTGTATACGGAAATCATGAAAATTGCAAAAGCAGATCCAATTCGTACAACGTTCAATTTCAATGAAGACGTCGCACTCCTTCAGTACACGGGTGGAACAACCGGCCCGCCGAAGGGGGTTATGTTAACGCATAAAAATTTAATATCAAATGCGACGATGTGCCAAGCCTGGCTTTACAATACTGAAGAAGGCGAAGAAACGGTTATGGGAATACTACCTTTTTTCCACGTGTATGGCATGACGACAGTTTTAATATTGACGGTAATGCTTTCTAATAAAATGGTTTTATTGCCGAAGTTTGATGTGGATTCGGCATTGAAAACGATTGATAAACAAAAGCCGACATTGTTCCCGGGTGCTCCGACAATCTATATCGGTCTGTTAAACCATCCCGACCTAGCTAAATATGATTTATCATCCATTAAAGCGTGTATTAGCGGCTCGGCAGCACTACCGGTTGATGTTCAAGCAAAATTTGAAAAAGTTACAGGCGGTAAACTTGTAGAAGGATACGGTTTAACTGAAACTTCCCCAGTCTCTCATGCAAATTTCGTCTGGGCACGCCAAGATGATCGTGTCAAAGGCTCTGTAGGTGTTCCGTGGCCGGATACAGATTCATGTATTTTAGGTCCGGAGTCGAATGAACCGTTAGCTGTAGGTGAAATTGGAGAAATTGCGATTAAGGGTCCTCAAGTGATGCGGGGGTATTGGAATAAGCCTGAAGACACGGAAAGAACATTCCGCGATGGTTGGTTTTTAACAGGCGATCTAGGTTATATGGATAAAGAAGGTTATTTCTACATTGTTGACCGCAAAAAGGATATGATTATTGCAGGTGGTTTTAATATTTATCCTAGGGAAATAGAAGAAATATTATATGAACATGAAGCAATTTTGGAATGTGTTGTAGCAGGTGTCCCGGATCCATATAGAGGTGAAACTGTGAAAGCATACATTGTGTTAAAAGAAGGGGCTTCAATTACTGAAGAAGAGTTAGATAAGTACTGTCGGGCAGAACTCGCGGCATTCAAAGTTCCACGCTCCTATGAATTCAGGAAAGAGTTACCGAAAACCGCAGTCGGAAAAATATTAAGAAGAACTTTGATTGAAGAAGAAAAAAATAAAACGAGTGAAGAATTGATTAGCTCATAA
- a CDS encoding TetR/AcrR family transcriptional regulator gives MKRDRPKYKQIIDAAVIVIAENGYHQAQVSKIAKEAGVADGTIYLYFKNKEDILISVFREKMAIFTTNLQDVLDKDLDTSERLLRMITNHFRVLHEDRHLAIVTQLELRQSGKKLRLRINEVLKEYLDLLDIVLLEGIKSGELSSTLDIRLGRQMVFGTIDETITSWVMNDQKYDLMKLSPEVHRLLLKGMKA, from the coding sequence GTGAAACGTGATCGTCCAAAATATAAACAAATTATTGATGCCGCAGTTATCGTAATTGCTGAAAACGGTTACCATCAGGCGCAAGTATCAAAAATTGCAAAAGAAGCAGGCGTTGCTGACGGAACGATTTATCTCTACTTTAAAAATAAAGAAGATATTTTAATATCCGTATTCAGAGAAAAAATGGCGATTTTTACAACAAATCTGCAAGACGTATTAGATAAAGACTTGGATACTTCTGAACGTTTGCTGAGAATGATCACAAACCATTTCCGCGTTCTTCACGAGGATCGCCATCTAGCGATTGTGACCCAATTGGAGCTAAGGCAGTCAGGTAAGAAACTCCGCCTTCGAATAAATGAAGTATTGAAGGAATACCTGGATTTGTTAGACATCGTTTTATTAGAAGGAATTAAGAGCGGTGAGTTGTCTAGTACGCTTGATATCCGACTGGGACGTCAAATGGTATTTGGCACAATTGATGAAACAATCACTTCGTGGGTGATGAATGATCAAAAGTATGATTTAATGAAATTATCCCCTGAAGTACATAGACTTCTTTTAAAAGGGATGAAAGCGTAA
- a CDS encoding enoyl-CoA hydratase, with the protein MEFLTVKVEHGVAVATINRPPANALSRALILEVDALMDKVQDDDSVRVVVLHGEGRFFSAGADIKEFTAVTSGEEFSKLAASGQAVFERLERFHKPVIAAIHGAALGGGLELAMGCHMRIVSETAKLGLPELQLGLIPGFAGTQRLPRYVGMPKAAEMLLTSEPITGLEAVQFGLANQAYPEEELLAKTMELAGKIAKKSPVAVKAALQMLQFAKPESFYAGVKAEADSFGEVFVADDAKEGIQAFLEKREPVFTGK; encoded by the coding sequence ATGGAATTTCTAACGGTAAAAGTTGAACATGGCGTAGCTGTTGCAACAATTAATAGACCGCCAGCAAATGCATTATCTCGGGCTTTGATTTTGGAAGTGGATGCGCTTATGGATAAAGTGCAAGATGATGATTCTGTGAGAGTCGTCGTATTGCATGGGGAAGGGCGATTCTTCTCTGCGGGGGCGGATATTAAAGAGTTTACGGCCGTTACCTCAGGTGAAGAGTTTTCCAAACTCGCTGCAAGCGGTCAAGCAGTCTTTGAGCGTTTGGAACGCTTCCATAAACCAGTCATCGCGGCTATCCATGGTGCGGCGCTAGGCGGGGGACTTGAATTGGCGATGGGTTGCCATATGAGAATTGTCTCAGAAACTGCTAAACTCGGATTGCCAGAATTGCAACTTGGACTCATACCTGGTTTCGCTGGAACGCAACGATTACCGCGATACGTCGGTATGCCTAAAGCTGCGGAAATGCTACTGACAAGCGAACCGATTACGGGCTTAGAAGCCGTTCAATTCGGTTTAGCGAATCAAGCCTATCCTGAAGAGGAACTTCTAGCTAAAACGATGGAGCTTGCAGGTAAAATCGCGAAGAAAAGCCCTGTAGCGGTGAAAGCGGCATTGCAAATGCTGCAATTTGCTAAACCAGAATCGTTTTATGCAGGGGTGAAAGCGGAAGCGGATTCATTTGGCGAGGTATTTGTTGCCGATGATGCAAAAGAGGGGATTCAAGCATTTTTAGAAAAACGCGAACCTGTTTTTACAGGAAAATGA
- a CDS encoding electron transfer flavoprotein subunit beta/FixA family protein: MNIYVLVKRTFDTEERITIKNGEIADDGAEYIINPYDEYAIEEAITVRDEHGGEVTVLTIGNEDAEKQLRTALAMGADKAVLINTEDDLDEMDEFSAAKIIGEYLKDKDVDLILAGNVAIDGGSGQIGPRVAELLNINYVTTITKLEIDGTDVKIVRDVEGDSEMIETSLPLLVTAQQGLNEPRYPSLPGIMKAKRKPLEELELDDLDLDEDDVEAKTETIEIFLPAEKAAGRVLEGEIADQVKELVDLLKNEAKVI, encoded by the coding sequence ATGAACATTTATGTATTAGTTAAACGTACTTTTGATACCGAGGAAAGAATCACGATTAAAAATGGTGAAATTGCAGATGATGGTGCAGAATACATCATTAATCCTTACGACGAGTATGCAATTGAAGAAGCCATTACGGTTCGTGACGAACACGGCGGTGAAGTAACAGTCTTGACTATCGGCAATGAAGATGCTGAAAAACAACTACGTACGGCGTTGGCAATGGGCGCAGACAAAGCAGTGCTTATTAATACCGAAGATGATTTAGACGAAATGGATGAATTTTCTGCTGCGAAAATCATTGGCGAGTACTTAAAAGATAAAGATGTAGATTTAATTCTCGCAGGTAACGTAGCAATTGACGGTGGTTCTGGACAAATCGGACCACGTGTTGCCGAGTTGTTGAATATCAACTATGTAACTACGATCACGAAACTAGAAATTGACGGAACAGACGTGAAAATTGTTCGTGACGTTGAAGGGGATTCCGAGATGATCGAAACGTCTCTACCACTCCTTGTGACGGCACAACAAGGTTTGAATGAACCGCGTTACCCATCACTTCCAGGAATTATGAAAGCGAAAAGAAAGCCGCTTGAAGAACTTGAACTTGATGACTTAGATCTTGATGAAGATGATGTGGAAGCGAAAACTGAAACGATTGAAATCTTCCTACCGGCTGAAAAAGCTGCGGGACGTGTTCTTGAAGGTGAAATTGCGGACCAAGTAAAAGAACTTGTAGATCTGCTTAAAAATGAAGCTAAAGTAATCTAA
- a CDS encoding electron transfer flavoprotein subunit alpha/FixB family protein, with the protein MSKKVLVLGETREGALRNVSFEAIAAAKQISGGGEVVGVLLGDSVQSVAAEMIQYGADRIVTVEHANLKQYTSDGYSQGFMAVYEQENPDVIVFGHTALGKDLSPKIASKLSSGLISDVTAIEGEDDDSVFIRPIYSGKAFEKVKTKEGLLFVTIRPNNIATLEKDESRTGDVSSVEVDVKDLRTIIAEVVRKSTEGVDMSEAKVVVAGGRGVRSAEGFEPLQELANLLGGAIGASRGACDADYCDYSLQIGQTGKVITPDLYIGVGISGAIQHMAGMSNSKIIVAINKDPEAEIFKVADYGIVGDLFEVIPLMIEEVKKLKAN; encoded by the coding sequence ATGTCTAAAAAAGTTTTAGTTCTTGGGGAAACACGCGAAGGTGCTCTACGAAATGTATCATTTGAGGCGATTGCGGCAGCCAAACAAATTTCTGGCGGTGGGGAAGTCGTCGGAGTTTTACTGGGCGATTCAGTTCAATCCGTCGCAGCAGAAATGATTCAATATGGTGCGGATCGAATTGTAACGGTAGAACATGCTAATTTAAAACAATATACATCAGACGGCTATAGTCAAGGTTTTATGGCGGTCTATGAACAAGAAAATCCAGACGTAATTGTCTTTGGTCATACAGCTTTAGGGAAAGATCTTTCTCCTAAAATTGCTAGTAAACTATCATCGGGACTGATTTCAGATGTTACGGCGATCGAAGGGGAAGACGACGATTCAGTTTTCATTCGTCCAATCTATTCTGGTAAAGCATTTGAAAAAGTGAAAACTAAGGAAGGTTTGTTATTCGTGACAATTCGACCGAATAACATTGCTACACTTGAAAAAGATGAAAGCCGCACGGGTGATGTTTCTTCTGTGGAAGTAGATGTCAAAGACTTACGTACGATTATTGCGGAAGTTGTTCGGAAGTCAACTGAGGGCGTTGATATGTCAGAGGCTAAAGTTGTTGTTGCAGGTGGCCGTGGCGTGCGTAGTGCAGAAGGCTTTGAGCCGCTGCAAGAGCTTGCTAATCTGCTTGGCGGTGCAATTGGTGCTTCACGTGGTGCGTGTGATGCGGATTACTGTGACTATTCGTTGCAGATTGGTCAGACAGGTAAAGTAATCACGCCTGATCTTTATATCGGTGTCGGAATTTCAGGTGCAATCCAACATATGGCTGGCATGTCAAACTCTAAAATCATTGTTGCAATCAATAAAGATCCAGAAGCTGAGATCTTCAAAGTAGCAGATTACGGAATCGTCGGCGACCTATTCGAAGTAATTCCGTTGATGATTGAAGAAGTTAAGAAATTGAAAGCGAATTAA
- the trxA gene encoding thioredoxin — protein sequence MAIINASDKDFAENVKEGVVLVDFWAPWCGPCKMIAPVLEELDGEIEGKAKIVKVDVDENQGTAGEYGIMSIPTLLLFKDGEVVDKVVGFQPKEALAQLIEKHA from the coding sequence ATGGCTATTATTAATGCAAGCGATAAAGATTTCGCAGAAAACGTTAAAGAAGGCGTAGTACTTGTAGATTTCTGGGCACCTTGGTGCGGACCGTGTAAAATGATTGCTCCGGTTCTTGAAGAACTTGACGGAGAAATTGAAGGTAAAGCGAAGATTGTAAAAGTAGACGTTGATGAAAACCAAGGAACTGCTGGAGAATATGGCATTATGTCAATTCCGACGCTACTCCTTTTCAAAGACGGCGAAGTCGTTGACAAAGTTGTCGGCTTCCAACCAAAAGAAGCGCTAGCACAACTAATCGAAAAACACGCGTAA
- the uvrC gene encoding excinuclease ABC subunit UvrC → MNDYLKEKLAILPDHPGCYLMKDRQGTIIYVGKAKVLKQRVRSYFTGSHDGKTQRLVTEIVDFETIITSSDIEALVLELNLIKQYDPKYNVMLKDDKSYPYLKITAERHPKLVITRRVQKGKGKYFGPYPNAFAATETKKLLDRIYPYRKCEVLPNRACLYYHLGQCLAPCINEVEEDTYKEMTLNITRFLNGGYKEVKKDLTEKMTLAAEALEFERAKEYRDQITNIEMVMEKQTMTMNDFTDRDIFGYAVDKGWMCVQVFFVRQGKLIERDVSIFPLYQDPDEEMLTFIGQFYSVSNHIKPREILLPTTVDAEIVRKLLDINVYIPQRGKKKSLVDLATKNAKISLSEKFQLIERQESRTIGACEDLGEAMNIAVPFRIEAFDNSHTYGADPVSAMVSFVDGKPNRKDYRKYKTKTAAMHDDYAAMREVVRRRYTRVLKEELPLPDLIVIDGGKGHMEVARSVIEDELGLSIPIAGLAKDDKHQTSQLLYGNPIEVVPLKSTSEAFYLLQRIQDEVHRFAITFHRQRRGANSITSVLDDIPGVGPKRKTQLLKHFGSVKKIREASSSELQESGMPKSLAESIETYFQEELQSEK, encoded by the coding sequence ATGAATGATTATCTAAAAGAAAAATTAGCCATTCTTCCTGATCACCCTGGCTGTTATTTAATGAAAGATCGCCAAGGGACTATTATTTATGTTGGAAAAGCAAAGGTATTGAAGCAACGTGTTCGTAGTTATTTTACGGGAAGTCATGACGGGAAAACACAGCGACTTGTCACTGAAATAGTCGATTTTGAAACGATTATCACTTCTTCAGATATCGAAGCGCTCGTTCTTGAATTAAACTTAATTAAGCAATATGACCCTAAATATAACGTCATGTTAAAAGACGATAAATCATATCCATATTTGAAAATAACGGCAGAACGTCATCCGAAATTAGTAATTACGAGACGTGTCCAAAAAGGTAAAGGGAAGTATTTTGGTCCGTATCCGAACGCTTTCGCGGCAACCGAAACAAAAAAGCTACTCGACCGTATTTATCCTTATCGAAAATGTGAAGTATTACCGAATCGGGCGTGTCTCTACTACCATCTTGGGCAATGTCTTGCACCGTGTATTAACGAGGTCGAAGAAGATACCTATAAAGAAATGACGCTCAATATAACCCGGTTTTTAAACGGCGGATATAAAGAAGTGAAAAAAGACTTGACCGAGAAAATGACTTTGGCCGCAGAAGCCCTTGAGTTTGAACGCGCAAAAGAATATCGGGATCAAATTACAAACATCGAAATGGTCATGGAAAAACAAACGATGACGATGAATGATTTTACGGATCGTGATATTTTTGGCTACGCTGTTGATAAAGGTTGGATGTGCGTTCAAGTATTTTTTGTTCGTCAAGGAAAGTTGATCGAGCGCGACGTTTCGATATTCCCGCTGTATCAAGATCCAGATGAAGAAATGCTAACATTTATCGGCCAGTTTTATTCCGTGTCCAATCATATAAAACCTAGGGAGATATTACTTCCAACGACCGTCGATGCGGAAATTGTACGAAAGTTACTTGATATTAATGTCTATATTCCGCAACGTGGGAAAAAGAAAAGCCTTGTGGATCTTGCGACTAAAAACGCGAAAATATCGTTATCTGAAAAGTTCCAGCTGATTGAGCGCCAAGAGTCGCGTACAATTGGAGCGTGTGAGGATCTTGGTGAAGCGATGAACATTGCAGTACCTTTCCGTATCGAGGCTTTTGATAATTCACATACGTACGGAGCAGATCCAGTATCTGCAATGGTTTCATTTGTAGACGGCAAACCGAACCGAAAAGATTATCGAAAATATAAAACGAAAACTGCCGCGATGCATGACGATTATGCTGCGATGCGCGAAGTCGTTCGACGCAGATATACGCGAGTATTAAAAGAGGAATTGCCATTACCGGATTTAATTGTTATTGACGGCGGGAAAGGGCATATGGAAGTTGCGCGTAGCGTGATTGAGGATGAACTTGGTTTATCGATACCGATTGCCGGACTTGCAAAAGATGATAAACACCAAACTTCACAACTTTTATATGGGAATCCGATTGAAGTTGTTCCGCTAAAGAGTACTAGCGAAGCATTTTATCTATTGCAACGTATTCAAGATGAAGTGCATCGTTTCGCCATTACCTTCCATAGACAACGACGAGGGGCGAATTCAATAACTTCAGTACTCGATGATATTCCAGGCGTTGGTCCAAAAAGAAAAACACAATTGCTAAAACATTTTGGATCGGTGAAAAAGATTCGTGAAGCTTCTTCTTCAGAATTGCAAGAATCGGGTATGCCAAAAAGTTTAGCAGAATCGATAGAAACCTATTTTCAAGAAGAATTGCAAAGTGAAAAATAA
- a CDS encoding aspartate kinase, giving the protein MKFGGTSVANEERIERAASLIVDEVRRGKQVAVVVSAMGKTTDDLLALAKGVNANAERRELDMLISTGEQVTASLLAMAVSAKGIPANSFTGWQAGLQTESVHGNARIENVEPKKVNKILESGGVAVITGFQGIDQEGELTTLGRGGSDTSAVAIAIALEASCCDIYTDVEGVFTTDPRVISDARKLLEISYDEMLELANLGAGVLHPRAIEFAKNHNLTLRVRPAHVDGAGTVIKEEIELENNLIVRGVAFENEIVRITVMYDVPYNGSLANVFTKLAEHHINVDIIVQTIMEGEQPSVSFSIKNEDFAEAVNVLEMNKHELGYRRADFEVGLAKVSIVGSGMVSNPGVAAKMFDTLRNASVPIKMVSTSEIKISVVIPGSDTEKAVAVLHKEFSLANVY; this is encoded by the coding sequence ATGAAATTTGGCGGAACATCAGTTGCAAATGAAGAACGAATTGAACGGGCGGCTTCGTTAATTGTTGACGAAGTCAGGCGGGGTAAACAAGTAGCTGTCGTCGTTTCTGCGATGGGCAAAACGACGGATGATTTATTAGCGTTAGCAAAAGGCGTCAATGCCAATGCCGAGCGTCGGGAACTTGATATGTTAATATCGACGGGCGAACAAGTGACTGCCTCTTTACTAGCCATGGCCGTTTCGGCTAAAGGAATTCCCGCGAACTCGTTTACAGGCTGGCAAGCAGGTTTGCAAACTGAATCGGTGCATGGAAATGCGCGAATTGAAAACGTGGAACCCAAAAAAGTAAACAAAATTCTTGAATCTGGCGGCGTTGCTGTCATTACAGGCTTTCAAGGAATTGATCAAGAAGGCGAGTTGACAACGCTGGGTCGTGGGGGCTCCGATACAAGTGCAGTAGCGATTGCAATTGCGCTTGAGGCATCATGTTGTGACATTTATACAGACGTTGAAGGTGTCTTTACGACAGACCCAAGAGTAATTAGCGATGCACGAAAACTTCTTGAAATATCATATGATGAAATGCTTGAACTCGCTAATTTAGGGGCAGGCGTGCTTCATCCAAGAGCGATAGAATTCGCTAAAAATCATAATTTGACACTAAGAGTACGTCCAGCACATGTTGACGGGGCAGGGACTGTGATTAAGGAGGAAATCGAATTGGAAAACAATCTTATCGTGCGTGGTGTCGCTTTTGAAAATGAAATTGTTCGCATTACAGTGATGTATGATGTTCCATACAACGGATCACTTGCGAATGTTTTCACGAAGCTCGCAGAACATCATATTAATGTTGACATTATCGTACAAACAATCATGGAGGGCGAGCAACCTTCAGTTTCCTTTTCGATTAAAAACGAAGATTTTGCAGAGGCAGTAAATGTTTTGGAAATGAACAAACATGAACTCGGTTATCGCCGTGCTGATTTTGAAGTCGGCTTAGCAAAAGTATCGATTGTCGGAAGTGGAATGGTGTCAAATCCAGGCGTCGCAGCCAAAATGTTCGACACATTACGTAATGCGTCCGTTCCTATAAAAATGGTCAGCACATCGGAAATTAAAATTTCTGTCGTCATTCCAGGATCAGATACGGAAAAGGCTGTTGCTGTTTTACATAAAGAATTCAGTCTGGCAAATGTATATTAA
- a CDS encoding YslB family protein — MKTINSGTPTRFGYEIIRDHVLPSILGNNEAEILYWAGKEIARKFPIFTTDELPSFFVEAGWGTLTLEKLSKHEAFYKLTNESYSLKIQERTYHLESGFIAEQYQKVNGVLTECFAEQIHKGEYVQFHVKWDLKTKI; from the coding sequence ATGAAAACTATCAATAGCGGAACGCCGACTCGATTCGGCTATGAAATTATTCGTGATCATGTCTTGCCTAGCATTCTAGGTAATAATGAAGCAGAAATACTTTATTGGGCTGGGAAAGAAATTGCGCGGAAGTTCCCGATATTCACAACTGATGAACTCCCCTCTTTCTTTGTAGAAGCCGGATGGGGTACCCTGACACTTGAAAAACTTTCCAAACACGAAGCCTTTTACAAACTAACAAATGAATCCTATTCATTGAAAATTCAAGAACGAACCTATCATCTAGAATCTGGTTTTATTGCCGAGCAGTATCAAAAAGTAAACGGCGTTCTCACCGAATGTTTTGCCGAACAAATCCATAAAGGCGAATATGTACAATTTCATGTAAAATGGGACTTGAAAACAAAAATATGA
- a CDS encoding succinate dehydrogenase cytochrome b558 subunit, translating into MLRESDFYIRRLHSLLGIIPVGLFVVQHLVINHFATRGADAFNAASDFMGNLPFVLFLEWFIIYIPLMLHAFYGVYISFTFKSNVKKYGTFRNWMFFWQRVTGVFLVVFIAWHIWETRIQKALGADVNFDMMADILASPFMLAFYIAGVIAATFHLSNGLWGFLVTWGITQSPRSQQIVAYITGGVFVILSVIGVQALLAFT; encoded by the coding sequence TTGTTGAGAGAATCGGATTTTTACATTCGCCGTCTACATTCGTTGCTTGGAATCATTCCAGTTGGACTTTTTGTCGTACAACATTTGGTGATCAACCATTTTGCAACGCGCGGTGCTGATGCGTTTAACGCGGCTTCAGATTTCATGGGGAATTTACCATTTGTGCTTTTTCTTGAATGGTTCATTATTTATATCCCATTGATGCTTCATGCGTTTTACGGTGTCTACATATCATTCACATTTAAAAGTAACGTCAAGAAGTATGGTACATTCCGTAACTGGATGTTCTTCTGGCAACGTGTGACGGGTGTTTTCTTAGTTGTGTTCATTGCATGGCATATCTGGGAAACAAGAATTCAGAAAGCACTTGGGGCTGACGTAAACTTCGATATGATGGCTGACATTTTAGCTAGCCCATTCATGCTTGCATTTTATATTGCAGGTGTTATCGCAGCGACGTTCCATCTTTCGAACGGATTATGGGGTTTCTTAGTAACTTGGGGAATTACACAATCACCTCGTTCACAGCAAATTGTGGCGTACATTACAGGCGGAGTATTTGTAATCCTTTCTGTAATCGGTGTACAAGCCCTACTTGCATTTACTTAA